The Erigeron canadensis isolate Cc75 chromosome 4, C_canadensis_v1, whole genome shotgun sequence genome window below encodes:
- the LOC122595338 gene encoding leucine-rich repeat extensin-like protein 4, translating to MKKSILSVFLVVVVLAVFSFGGLVSCVSDINDVSVSGGLTDNEALQRRQLLYYLDEFGDRGENVTVDPSLVFENLRIRNAYIALQAWKQAILSDPNNLTTDWVGSDVCSYTGVFCAPAPDNRSERTVAGIDLNHGDIAGYLPEELGLLTDLALFHINSNRFCGTIPKKFKKLKILFELDISNNRFAGKFPHVVLKLPKLKFLDLRFNEFEGSVPKELFDKDLDAIFINHNRFRFELPDNFGNSPVSVIVLANNRFHGCLPASIGNMSDTLNEIIMMNNGLRSCVPDEIGMLNNVTVFDVSFNELMGPLPESISGMVSVEQLNVAHNYLTGTIPESICKLPRLENFTFSDNFFTGEPPVCLSLSAFDDRRNCLPSRPAQRSPNQCKLMASKKIHCSAFRCAPFVPSIPPPPPPVPVPSPPIVTPSPPVVIPSSPPPPVYTPPFPSPPPPSPPPPPPPVYSPPPPPPSPPPPVYSPPPPPPSPPPPVYSPPPPPPPPPPVYSPPPPPPPPPPSPPPPVYSPPPPPPSPPPPVYSPPPPPPPPPPSPPPPVYSPPPPPPSPPPPSPPPPPPPVMSPPPPPPPPPPPVMSPPPIPYCVRPPPPPPPTSSPPPPPAMSPPPPQPYYYNSPPPPSPPHSPPPPHSPPPPPHSPPPPPKYIYSSPPPPPKYIYSSPPPPVHHSPPPPTHSPPPPLPPLCIEPPPPPPPPCIEYSPPPPSPTLPPPPVHHNSPPPPVHHNPSPPPIVYESPPPPAPAYEGPLPPVISVSYASPPPPPFY from the coding sequence ATGAAGAAGAGCATCTTATCTGTATTTTTAGTAGTTGTGGTGCTAGCAGTGTTTTCATTTGGTGGTCTTGTCTCGTGTGTTTCCGATATTAATGATGTGAGTGTTTCTGGTGGGTTGACCGACAATGAAGCACTCCAACGACGACAGCTTTTGTATTATCTAGACGAGTTTGGTGACCGGGGAGAAAATGTTACAGTAGATCCTAGTTTGGTTTTTGAAAACCTCAGGATTAGAAATGCTTACATTGCTTTACAAGCATGGAAGCAAGCTATCCTCTCAGATCCGAACAATCTGACTACAGATTGGGTCGGATCTGATGTTTGTAGCTATACCGGGGTGTTTTGCGCCCCGGCTCCTGATAACCGGTCCGAAAGAACCGTGGCCGGTATCGACCTTAATCATGGTGACATTGCCGGTTATTTGCCTGAAGAATTAGGCTTGTTAACCGATCTGGCTTTGTTTCATATCAATTCCAACCGGTTTTGTGGCACTATTCcgaaaaagtttaaaaaactgAAGATATTGTTTGAGCTTGATATCAGTAACAACCGGTTTGCTGGTAAATTTCCTCATGTTGTGTTAAAGTTACCCAAATTAAAGTTTTTAGATCTGCGGTTTAATGAGTTTGAAGGGAGTGTGCCTAAGGAGTTATTTGATAAAGATTTGGAtgctatttttattaatcataacAGGTTTAGGTTCGAGTTACCGGATAATTTCGGCAATTCACCGGTTTCTGTTATAGTGTTGGCGAATAACCGGTTTCATGGGTGTTTGCCAGCGAGTATTGGGAACATGTCCGACACTTTGAATGAGATAATTATGATGAATAATGGGTTAAGGTCGTGTGTTCCGGATGAAATTGGGATGTTGAATAATGTAACGGTGTTTGATGTTAGTTTTAATGAGCTCATGGGTCCGTTGCCAGAGAGTATTTCGGGCATGGTTAGTGTGGAACAGCTGAATGTGGCCCATAACTACTTGACGGGGACTATACCCGAAAGTATTTGCAAGTTGCCGCGGTTGGAGAACTTCACGTTTTCGGATAATTTCTTCACTGGTGAACCGCCGGTTTGTTTGAGTTTAAGTGCGTTTGATGATCGACGGAATTGCTTGCCTTCTAGGCCGGCTCAGCGGTCGCCTAATCAGTGTAAGCTTATGGCTTCCAAGAAGATACATTGTAGTGCATTTAGGTGTGCTCCGTTTGTTCCATCAATCCCTCCACCTCCACCGCCTGTCCCCGTGCCTTCACCGCCTATTGTTACCCCTTCGCCACCTGTTGTGATACCATCTTCGCCTCCACCACCTGTTTATACACCACCGTTTCCTTCGCCACCACCCCCATctccaccgccaccacctcctcctGTTTATTCGCCTCCACCGCCTCCACCATCTCCCCCACCTCCAGTTTACTCTCCCCCTCCGCCCCCACCGTCACCTCCACCACCTGTATActcgcccccaccaccacctcctccaccaccacctgtATATTCGCCTCCACCTCCCCCACCGCCTCCTCCaccctcaccaccaccacctgtaTATTCGCCCCCACCGCCTCCaccctcaccaccaccacctgtaTATTCGCCCCCACCGCCTCCTCCACCGCCTCCaccctcaccaccaccacctgtaTATTCGCCCCCACCTCCTCCACCTTCACCGCCTCCACCATCACCCCCACCTCCGCCACCACCTGTtatgtcaccaccaccaccgcctcctCCCCCTCCACCGCCGGTtatgtcaccaccaccaattcCTTATTGTGTAagaccaccacctccaccaccaccaacttCGTCTCCACCTCCACCACCCGCTATGTCCCCACCGCCGCCACAACCTTATTACTATAattcaccaccaccgccatcaCCCCCTCATTCACCACCCCCACCTCACTCACCGCCTCCACCGCCACACTCACCACCTCCCCCACCAAAATACATCTATTcatcacctccaccaccaccaaaatacATCTATTcatcacctccaccaccagtaCACCACTCGCCGCCGCCTCCAACCCATTCACCTCCACCACCATTACCACCTCTTTGTATAGAACccccaccgccaccaccacctccttgCATTGAATACTCTCCGCCCCCTCCCTCACCTACCCTCCCACCACCTCCAGTCCACCATaattcaccaccaccaccagtccaCCATaatccatcaccaccaccaatagtataCGAAAGCCCTCCACCACCAGCACCTGCATATGAAGGCCCACTACCTCCAGTAATTAGTGTATCGTATGCTTCCCCTCCACCACCCCCTTTCTATTGA
- the LOC122597554 gene encoding protein ALP1-like produces the protein MSSNFCDAIVDTYKTEYLRKPTTHDLHRLFEAHEERHHLPGMIGSLDCTHLVWKMCPMEWRGQYKRGDHEYPTIMLEATASQDLWIWHAFFGPPGALNDINVLQQSPLFLPERMGTAPYVPFSVNGRTYRRGYYLVDGIYLTWSTFVKAYKYPTYEKEKMFKTAQEAARKDIERAFSVLKGKWHIIDRPFRQRSLGTIRNLVYACVILHNMIIQDSGRAIYPVHIRDPVVRPSSHRDALPEIQDEETHFRLRYDLTEHLAGLNLPHLQPNDDEE, from the coding sequence ATGTCTTCAAATTTTTGTGACGCTATCGTTGACACTTACAAGACCGAATATTTGCGTAAACCAACAACACATGATCTTCATCGTTTGTTTGAAGCACACGAAGAAAGGCATCACTTGCCTGGAATGATCGGTAGTCTAGATTGTACACATCTTGTTTGGAAGATGTGTCCAATGGAGTGGAGGGGTCAATACAAAAGGGGTGATCATGAATACCCCACTATTATGTTGGAAGCAACGGCGTCTCAGGATTTATGGATATGGCACGCCTTTTTTGGTCCTCCGGGTGCTCTAAACGACATCAATGTGCTGCAACAATCTCCCTTGTTCCTCCCGGAGCGTATGGGCACTGCTCCTTACGTTCCATTCAGTGTAAATGGGCGTACTTATAGACGTGGCTACTATCTAGTCGATGGCATATATCTTACATGGTCTACGTTTGTTAAAGCGTACAAATACCCGACATAcgagaaagaaaaaatgttcaaaACGGCACAAGAGGCGGCTCGCAAAGATATTGAACGGGCATTTAGTGTTCTCAAAGGAAAATGGCATATCATTGATCGACCGTTTCGACAACGGTCACTAGGAACAATTAGGAACTTGGTGTATGCGTGTGTGATTctgcacaacatgatcattCAGGATAGTGGTCGTGCGATTTACCCAGTTCATATAAGAGATCCAGTTGTTCGCCCAAGTAGTCATCGGGACGCCTTACCGGAGATACAGGACGAGGAGACACATTTCCGTCTCCGGTATGATCTGACAGAGCATCTAGCCGGTCTAAACTTACCACACCTCCAGCCTAACGATGATGAGGAATAA